The segment CATGCTCGCCGTCAAGGGCCTCCTCGACGAGGACGAAGACGCCGGCCTCTCACTGACCACGTCGGTCTCGATGCTCGTCGCCTACGGCGTCGGATCGGTCGTCGCAGCCGGTTTCGTTCTCGAGGGCGTCACCGTCGCCGTCCTCTCGACCCTGTTGTTGGTGCTCAAGCGAGAGCTCCATGAGTTCGCGTGGGGACTCTCCCGCGAGGAGATGCGATCGACGACGGAGTTCGCGATCCTCGCGTTCGTCATCTATCCACTCTTGCCCGCCGAAGAGACGCTCACTATCGGTTCGATCGCCATCCCGATCGAACCGAAGGTGATCTGGCTGATGGTCGTCGCCGTCGCGGGAATCGGGATCGTCAACTACGCGATCGTCTCGACGTACGGCGGGCGCGGCATCGCGGTCACCGGCTTTTTCGGCGGGCTGGCGGCCTCGACCGCCGTCGTCGGCACGATGCTCGACCACGTCAACCAGCGGCCCGAGGCGGCCTCCTACGCGGTTGCGGCGATCATCCTTGCGGACGCGGCCATGGCCGTCCGGAACCTCGCGATCGCCCTCGCGTTTACGCTGGGCGGCGGCGTCGACGTCCTCGTGGAGGCCCTCGTTCCGCTCGGCGCGGTCATCGCAGTCGCGGTGGCCGTCGCCGCCGTCTCGGCGGACTGGTCCGAATCGCCCGAGATAGACCTCGTCAGTCCGTTTTCGATGAAGAACGCGCTCGCATTCGGCGCGGTCTTTCTCGCGGTGCTCGTGCTCGGGTCGCTGGCCGAAGTCTGGCTCGGGACCGTCGGCTTCTACGTCACCGCCGTCGCCAGCGGGCTCGTCTCGAGCGCCGGCGCGACGACCTCTGCCGTCGTGTTGTACCGCGGCGGCCAACTCGGCACGACGGAGGCCTCGATCGCGATTCTGTTGGCGACGGTCTCGAGTATCGTCGTGAAGGCGCTGCTGGTGAGAACGGCTTCGAACCGGCGCTTCAAAAACCGCGTCGCGGCCGCCAGCGGCGTTCTTCTGGTAGGCGGTGCACTGGCGTCCGTCGTTCTGGTCATCTGATCGGCCGGACGGGGTCCCGAATCGGACAGCACCTTCCGCGTGACAGGCGCGCGCCAAGCGCGCTCGCGAGTCGGGACAGCTATGGACGTCGATACCGGAGTGTCGCTCGTGTCACATCCGGTTCGCGCGTGTCGGCGCCGCGTCCAACGAGAGCACGAGTCGATCGTCGACGGGATCGATTACTGTGCGGACGCGGTGTCGGAATCGTGGGACGACGACTCTGTGGCGGACCGTCGTCACGTCGTAGAGCCGATGCAATCGGCGCTCGAGTCGGCGGGGATACTCGAGCGGCTTCCGGTCGTACTGTCCGACGCGGTCGAAGCGGCGGGCTACGAGCTTCCGGCGACGCCGGTCGCCAGCCCACCGTACGTCGTCCTCACGAGTCGCGGCCCGCTCTGTCGAGCGACAGTCGAGCCGGGGCGAATCCTGATCCGGTTCGACGCGTTTTCGGTTTCTCGAACTCCAGAGCCCGTCTACCGGCGACGTGACGGCGTTCAGGTGTCCGTATCGCTGGAGTCGTAACGCTTTTGCGGTGCAGTTCGCGACGGCCGTCGGTTTCCGCGAGTCGACCGATGGAAATGAACGGCCCACAGACGAGCAACGGCGGTGTGACGAGGATGCGTGTGTGGCGGAGGAGTCGACGAGCAGTCGCCAGCCGTCGATTGTTACTAACTAACCTCCATTAAGTGCTACGAGTTATTAACATCTATCTTGGATATAATAACCTTTTTATTCGTCTGCTCGAAGGTACTCGTATGAATCTTTCACGCCGCTCTGCGCTGCGAGTGGGGATGGGATCGCTCGCACTCGCCACCGGTGCGGGCTGTCTCAGCGAACCAGAACAGAGCAACGCATCGGGCGGATACGCCGCGTTCTTTCCGCTCTGGGACTGGGCGCGCCACGTCTCGGGCGACGCCATGGAGTTCGAGAACGCCGTCGACACGGGTCAGATGGGCCACGGATGGGAGCCGCCAAGCGACCTCCAGCGGGACATCGCGAGCTCTCGAGTCTTCGTCTACCTCGATACCGAGCAGTTCCCGTGGGCGAGCGAGTTCGCCGCGGAGTTCGAGCGGAACTACGACACCATCACGCTGATTGACTGCATGGACGGTCTCGAGAATCACCTGTTGCCGATCGAGACCGAAACAGACGCGGACGCCGACCCGGCTTCCCACGACTTCGACGCGGCGGCCGTCGACATCGCGAGGATGACGCTCTTCGAGTATCGAACGGGCGAGGAAGTCGGCTCCTGGCACGAGGGTCACTGGCACGGCGGCGTTCCGAACGTTCCAGTCGGCGACGAGGTCGCGATTACTGCGGTCTTCGAAGACGACGAGGGCCGCGTTCTCCCGCTCGGCACCGACGAGCAGTTCCAGATCGCGGCCGATTTCGCCGGCGAAGCGAGCGACGCCCTCGAGATCGATTCGTACGGGGACCACGTGGTACTCGCCGGAAGTGAAACGGCGCAAGCCCGGGTCGCGTTCGAACTCGTCGCCGACGGCGAGACGGTCTGGGAAACGAGCGAGGAGCCGCCGACCGTTTCGGTCGTCGAGGAACTCGAGGAGACGACGGCCCCGGAGAACGCGGATCCGCACGTCTGGCTCGACCCGGTCATCGCACAGGACATCGTCGAAACGATCGCCGAGGGGCTCGCAGACGCCGACCCCGACAACGCCGACACCTACGACGCGAACGCGGCGGCCTACCGCGAGGAACTCGCGGCGGTCGACGAGAAACTGCACGAGCTTACCGACGCAGCGGACCGGACCGTCGCCGTCTTCGCGGGCCACGACTCCTACCGGTATCTCGAACGCCGATACGGGTTCGAGCTTCGGACTCCGGCCGGGATCTCGCCCGACGAGGTTCAAAGCAGCGACGACATTTCCGAACTGATCGAAGTCGTCGAAGAACACGACATCGAGACGATCCTGTACGACCCCTTCGAGACGCAGGACCCGGGCGAGGACGTCCCCACCATGGTCGACGTACTGCTCGAGGAAACCGACGCGACCGACTCCGCGCCCCTGACACCGCTCGAGGGGAACACCGAAGAGTGGGACGAGGCAGGCTACGGGTGGGTCGAACAGATGGAGTCGGTGAACATTCCCTCGCTGAAACGAGCGCTGGGAGCGGAGTGAGTCGACGGAATATGGAAGACATAAACGCCTTCGCGTCCGAGTACGGGGTGAACTATCCGTGAGTCCGGTCGTCGATATCGAGAACGTTTCGTTCGCCTACGGCGACACCGTCGCGATCAGAGACGTCTCCCTGACGATTTCGAAGGGTGACTTCCTCGGGCTCATCGGACCCAACGGATCCGGGAAGACGACGCTGTTGCACCTCATGCTCGGGTTGCACGCGCCCGACGAGGGAACCATCGAACTGTTCGGCGAACCCGTCTCGGAGTTCGCCGACGGCGAGCGGATCGGCTACGTCTCCCAGCAGGCGACCAGTCGCGGCGGCACGATGCCGGTGACCGTCCGCGAGGCCGTGACCATGGGTCGATTTCCCCACGCCGGTCACGCGCCGCTGAGCGACGCCGATCACGACGCCGTCGACGACGCGCTGGAGACGGTCGATATTTCAGAACTCGCAGACAAACAGGTCAATCAGCTCTCGGGCGGACAGCGCCAGCGGGCCTTTATCGCTCGCGCGCTCGCCTCCGAGGCCGATCTGCTCGCGCTCGACGAACCCACCGTCGGCGTCGACGCCGAGTCTCGAGACGAGTTCTACCGACTCCTCGAGTCCCTGAACGAATCGGGGATCACGATCGTGTTGATCGAACACGACATCGGCGTCGTCACGGACCGCGCGGATCACATCGCCTGTATCAATCAGGAGCTCTACCACCACGGAGACACCGAATCGTTCGTCGAGAGCGACGCTCTGACCGAGGCGTACGGGACGTCGGGACAGGTCGTACACCACCACCACTAATGAATCTCAGACGCGCTACCGAACTCGTCGGAATCGGAGCGACCGCGCTCCTCGCGGTTGCCATGCTCGTGTTCGTTGGCCTCGAGTGGCTTCGGGGCTACGCCGCCACGGGCTGGTTGTACGAGCAGTTCATCATCGCCGGGATGTGGATGGACTTCTATCTGGGAACGAACGTATTCAGCTACTCGTTCATGTGGCGATCGATCGCGACGGCCGTCTTCGTGGGGATCGTCGCGCCGCTGGTCGGCACGTATCTGGTCCACCGGGAGATGGCGCTGATCGGCGAGACGCTCGCGCACACGGCCTTCGCCGGCGTCGCTTTCGGCCTGCTGTTCAGCGCGACGACCGGCTGGGACGGCTCGTTGCTCGTCGTCGCGCTCGTCGTCGGCATCCTCGGGGCGCTCGGGGTCCAGTGGCTGACCGAGCGGACGAACGCGTACGGCGACGTCCCCATCGCGATCATGCTCACCGGGAGTTTCGCCGTCGGCACCCTCCTCATCAGTTACGGTCGCGGGCTGTCGGGCGTGAGCATCGAGGAGTACCTGTTCGGAAGCGCGTCCTACGTGACGGTCGGCGGCTCGCGGTTGATGGCCGCGCTCAGTCTGCTCGTGGTCGGCGTCGTCGCCGTCACGTACAAGCAGCTGCTGTTTATCACGTTCGACGAACAGGCCGCTCGCGTCGCTCGACTCAACGTCACCTGGTACAACACGCTCTTGATCGTGCTCACGGCGGTCGTCGTCGTCGGTGCCATGCAGATCCTCGGGGTCATCCTCGTCGCCGCGATGTTGGTCATACCGGTCGCCGGAGCCTCCCAGATCGCACACAGTTTCAAAGAGACGCTGTTCCTCTCGGTTCTTTTCGGCCAGCTTTCGGTGCTCGGGGGCTACGCGATCGCGATCAACCAGGGCCTCCCGCCAGGCGGATCGATCGTCATCACGGCGATCGCCGTCTACCTCGTCGCGGTATTCGGCTCGAGCGGCTCCGCCTCGGCGATTTCGACGCACTGACGGCACTTCTCCCGTCCGGGAACTGCCACCCACGTTTAACTCGCTCGTCGTGAAACGGTGTCGTGATGGGAAGGCTATCCGAACTGTTCGAACCCGATTCCGTCGCCGTCGTCGGCGCGACCGATCGGGAGGGCGCGGTCGGCCGGGCGATCCTCGAGAACCTCTCGACGGGGTTTGCGGGCGAGGTCGTTCCGGTGAATCCGAACCGGGAGACCGTCCTCGGACACGAGTGCTATCCGGACCTCGAGCGCGCCCCCGCCGTCGACCTGGCGGTCGTCGTCGTTCCGCCGCCGGTCGTCCTCGAGACGCTGCGAGAGATCGGCGAGACGGGAATCGAAAACGTCGTCGTCATCACGGCGGGGTTCTCCGAGACCGGGTCGGAGGGCGCGCGACGCGAGCGGGAACTTCGCGAGATCGCCGAGGAGTACGACCTCAACGTGGTCGGCCCGAACAGTCTTGGCATCATGTCGACGGCCGTCGGAATGAACGCGACGTTCGGACCGGAACGAGCGATCGAGGGCGGCATCTCCTTTATGAGTCAGTCGGGCGCGTTCATCACCGCGGTGCTCGACTGGGCGAACGATCAGGAGATCGGCTTCCGCGACGTCGTTTCGCTCGGCAACAAGTCGGTGCTCGCGGAAACCGACTTCGTCCGGCAGTGGGGCGAAGACCCCGAAACGGAGGTCATCATCGGCTACCTCGAGGATATCGACGAGGGGGCCGAATTTATCCGCGCCTCTCGAGACGTCACCGACGACACGCCGATCGTGCTCGTCAAGTCAGGTCGAACCGACGCGGGGGCACACGCCGCGTCGTCGCACACCGGCGCGATCGCCGGGAGCGAGCGCGCCTACGAGACCGGGCTCGAGCAAGCCGGCGTGGTTCGCGCGCGATCGGTACAGGAACTGTTCGACTACGCTCGGGCGCTCTCGGGGCTGCCGGTCCCCGAATCCGAGTCCGTCGCCGTCGTGACGAACGCCGGCGGCCCCGGCGTCCTGACGACCGACGCGGTGGGCGATTCGACGCTCGAGATGGCCTCGTTCACCGAGGAGACCCTCGAGGGGTTGTCCGAATCCCTTCCCGAGGAGGCGAACGTCTACAACCCCGTCGACATCATCGGTGATGCGGACGCCGACCGCTTCGCCGAGGCCCTCGACACCGCTCTGGCCGATCCGAACGTCGGGAGCGCCGTCGTCGTCAGCGCGCCGACTGCGGTGCTTGCCTACGAAGACCTCGCGGAGGTAGTCGTCGAAACGCGCGACCGACACGAAAAGCCCGTCGTCACCGCGATGATGGGCGGGCAGCGAGCGCGAGCGCCGGAAGCAACGCTTCGCGAGTCCGGGATCCCGAACTACTTCGACCCCGCGCGGGCGGTCTCGGGACTCGACGCGCTCGCTCGCTATCGCGACGTCCGCCGGCGCTCTCGAGACGACCCGGCGACGTTCGACGTCGATCGCGAGCGAGCGCGGCGGATTCTCGAGCGCACGAAATCGCGATCGGGGAATCAACTCGGCATCGAATCGATGGACCTGCTCGAGGCCTACGGCATCCCGACGCCGGAGGGCGCGGTCGTCGACGATCCGGAGAGCGCGCGAGAACTCGCCGAGTCGATCGACGGCGACGTCGTCATGAAGATCGCGAGCCCAGACATCGCCCACAAATCGGACATCGGCGGCGTCAAGGTCGACGTTCCGGACGCCGAGGTGGCCGACGCCTACGAGGACCTGATCGCGCGAGCGCGAAACTACCAGCCCGACGCGCAGATTCTCGGCGTTCAGGTGCAAGAGTCGCTCGACCTGGACGGGTCGACCGAGACCATTCTCGGCATGAACCGCGACCCGCAGTTCGGACCGCTACTGCTTTTCGGGCTCGGCGGCATCTTCGTCGAGATCCTCGAAGACACGTCGGTCCGCGTCGCACCGATCGGCGAAACCGAGGCGCGAGACATGATCGACGACGTGAAGGCGTCGCCGCTTTTGGCCGGCGCGCGCGGTCGCGAACCCGCGAACACCGACGCGGTGGTCGAAGCGATACAGCGTCTGTCCCAACTGGTAACTGACTTTCCGGCGATCCTCGAGGTGGATATCAACCCGCTCGTCGCGGGCCCGGACGACGCGCGGGCGATCGACCTCGTCGTCACCGTGGACACGGAGGAACTATGACTGACACAGACACCAGCGACGCGACGGAGCCGACCGACCGAACCGACACCGAGACGCTGCTCGTGAGTTCACTCGAGGGCAGCGTCGGAAAGACCGCGATCGCCCTCGCGCTCGCCCGACTCGCGAGCGACGGCGATTCGGCCCCCGCGGCGGGCTACATGAAACCTCGCGGGACCCGCCTCGAGAGCAACGTCGGAAAGACCCTCGACGAGGACCCGTTTCTCGCTCGAGAGATCCTCGAGTTCGAGGCTGAGATACACGACATGGAACCGATCGTGTACTCGCCGACGTTCATCGAACAGGTGATTCGCGGCCGCGAGGACCCGGATGACCTGCGAACCAGAGTCAGAGAGGCCGCGGACACGCTCGCCTCGAACTGCGATCGACTGTTCGTCGAAGGCGCCGGCACGCTCGATACTGGTGGGATCATCGATCTCACGGATGCCGATGTCGCGGAACTCCTCGACGCGCGCGTGCTACTCGTCGCCACCTACGAGTCGGCCGACGACGTCGATCCCATCGTGACCGCGGCGAAAACCTTCGGCGATCGACTCGCGGGCGTCGTGTTCAACGACGTTTCCGAGCAGGCGTACGACGAACTCGAGACGGACGTCGTGCCGTTTCTCGACGGCCGCGGGATCACGACGTACGGAACGATCCCGAGCGAGCGCACGCTCGCGGGTGTCACCGTCGAGGAGCTCGCGGACGAACTCGGTGCGACGACGCTCGTCGAGGACGATGAAGACACCTACGTGGAGCGATTCACCGTCGGCGCGATGGGCGCGGACAGCGCGCTTCGTCACTTCCGCAGGACGAAAAACGCCGCCGTCATCACGGGCGGGGATCGATCGGAGATCCACACCGCGGCCCTCGAAGCGCCGGGCGTTCGGTGTCTCGTGCTGACCGGCGGGCACCGTCCGTCGGGGGCTGTGATTGGTCAAGCGACCGAGCGGGGGGTACCCGTGCTCTCGGTCCAGACGGATACGCTCACCACCATCGAACGCGCCGAGGACGTCGTTCAGAGCGGCCGTACGCGGACCCGGCGGACCGTCGAACAGATGGAGTCCCTTCTCACCGAATACGCGGACGTCGATCTGATTTTCGAGACAGCATTCGAGAAGTGACTCGCGGGTCGTACGTTCCTCGCCAGGAAAACCGTGATCGGTCGGTCCGGGCAAACCGACCTCCTCCGGGTGGCCGAATGTCAGAGGCACCCCGGCACGCTACAGTACTGGCTGTACCCTCATACCCTCACCTGATGCGGACTCGCTCACTCGATCGTCTCCGGTATTTATTACTTGTGGCTATTTATAAGTAGGCGGGGCGCGACGCGATCGATGCAGACCGTCGCCTTCGATCGGTCGAGACCGTTTCGACGAAACGTTGCTCTCCTAACACCTGATCGGTCGCCTCGCCCGTCTGACTAACAATTAAGAGTGTGCCAGCCAAGAATGGATTATGGACGACACTCAGCAGGAAATAACTTCCCTCGTGGGTCGTGAAGTCTACTCGAACAACGGGGTCTTCGTCGGCGAAGTCGAGGACCTTCGATTGAACGTCGACGGACAGACCGTGACGGGACTCGCACTCGGCAGCCTCAACACGGAACTGTTCGAAGCGGAGGCGAAAAGCGCGAGCGGCGTCATCGTCCCCTACCGGTGGGTGCGGGCAGCGGGCGATATCATCCTCATCAACGATGTCGTCGAACGCGTTCGCAGCGCCGACGAGGACGAAGAAGAACTGATCGCGTAGGCGTCTCGTTCGATCCCGTTAGTTTCCGTTCGATCCCTCTCCGCCTTCGACCCCCATCGCGTCGAACAGCGTCCGTTTGACCGCCTCTTCGGTCAACTCGAGGAACGTGTCTCTGGTTTCGGCCGAAATTTCGATGCCGGTAAAGATGCCCAGCGGGATTTCCGCGCTGGCCTGCGTCGAGTGGCCCGCCGTCTCGCCGA is part of the Halostagnicola kamekurae genome and harbors:
- a CDS encoding metal ABC transporter permease, with amino-acid sequence MNLRRATELVGIGATALLAVAMLVFVGLEWLRGYAATGWLYEQFIIAGMWMDFYLGTNVFSYSFMWRSIATAVFVGIVAPLVGTYLVHREMALIGETLAHTAFAGVAFGLLFSATTGWDGSLLVVALVVGILGALGVQWLTERTNAYGDVPIAIMLTGSFAVGTLLISYGRGLSGVSIEEYLFGSASYVTVGGSRLMAALSLLVVGVVAVTYKQLLFITFDEQAARVARLNVTWYNTLLIVLTAVVVVGAMQILGVILVAAMLVIPVAGASQIAHSFKETLFLSVLFGQLSVLGGYAIAINQGLPPGGSIVITAIAVYLVAVFGSSGSASAISTH
- a CDS encoding metal ABC transporter ATP-binding protein translates to MSPVVDIENVSFAYGDTVAIRDVSLTISKGDFLGLIGPNGSGKTTLLHLMLGLHAPDEGTIELFGEPVSEFADGERIGYVSQQATSRGGTMPVTVREAVTMGRFPHAGHAPLSDADHDAVDDALETVDISELADKQVNQLSGGQRQRAFIARALASEADLLALDEPTVGVDAESRDEFYRLLESLNESGITIVLIEHDIGVVTDRADHIACINQELYHHGDTESFVESDALTEAYGTSGQVVHHHH
- a CDS encoding acetate--CoA ligase family protein encodes the protein MGRLSELFEPDSVAVVGATDREGAVGRAILENLSTGFAGEVVPVNPNRETVLGHECYPDLERAPAVDLAVVVVPPPVVLETLREIGETGIENVVVITAGFSETGSEGARRERELREIAEEYDLNVVGPNSLGIMSTAVGMNATFGPERAIEGGISFMSQSGAFITAVLDWANDQEIGFRDVVSLGNKSVLAETDFVRQWGEDPETEVIIGYLEDIDEGAEFIRASRDVTDDTPIVLVKSGRTDAGAHAASSHTGAIAGSERAYETGLEQAGVVRARSVQELFDYARALSGLPVPESESVAVVTNAGGPGVLTTDAVGDSTLEMASFTEETLEGLSESLPEEANVYNPVDIIGDADADRFAEALDTALADPNVGSAVVVSAPTAVLAYEDLAEVVVETRDRHEKPVVTAMMGGQRARAPEATLRESGIPNYFDPARAVSGLDALARYRDVRRRSRDDPATFDVDRERARRILERTKSRSGNQLGIESMDLLEAYGIPTPEGAVVDDPESARELAESIDGDVVMKIASPDIAHKSDIGGVKVDVPDAEVADAYEDLIARARNYQPDAQILGVQVQESLDLDGSTETILGMNRDPQFGPLLLFGLGGIFVEILEDTSVRVAPIGETEARDMIDDVKASPLLAGARGREPANTDAVVEAIQRLSQLVTDFPAILEVDINPLVAGPDDARAIDLVVTVDTEEL
- a CDS encoding PRC-barrel domain-containing protein, translating into MDDTQQEITSLVGREVYSNNGVFVGEVEDLRLNVDGQTVTGLALGSLNTELFEAEAKSASGVIVPYRWVRAAGDIILINDVVERVRSADEDEEELIA
- a CDS encoding phosphotransacetylase family protein, with protein sequence MTDTDTSDATEPTDRTDTETLLVSSLEGSVGKTAIALALARLASDGDSAPAAGYMKPRGTRLESNVGKTLDEDPFLAREILEFEAEIHDMEPIVYSPTFIEQVIRGREDPDDLRTRVREAADTLASNCDRLFVEGAGTLDTGGIIDLTDADVAELLDARVLLVATYESADDVDPIVTAAKTFGDRLAGVVFNDVSEQAYDELETDVVPFLDGRGITTYGTIPSERTLAGVTVEELADELGATTLVEDDEDTYVERFTVGAMGADSALRHFRRTKNAAVITGGDRSEIHTAALEAPGVRCLVLTGGHRPSGAVIGQATERGVPVLSVQTDTLTTIERAEDVVQSGRTRTRRTVEQMESLLTEYADVDLIFETAFEK
- a CDS encoding metal ABC transporter substrate-binding protein, producing MNLSRRSALRVGMGSLALATGAGCLSEPEQSNASGGYAAFFPLWDWARHVSGDAMEFENAVDTGQMGHGWEPPSDLQRDIASSRVFVYLDTEQFPWASEFAAEFERNYDTITLIDCMDGLENHLLPIETETDADADPASHDFDAAAVDIARMTLFEYRTGEEVGSWHEGHWHGGVPNVPVGDEVAITAVFEDDEGRVLPLGTDEQFQIAADFAGEASDALEIDSYGDHVVLAGSETAQARVAFELVADGETVWETSEEPPTVSVVEELEETTAPENADPHVWLDPVIAQDIVETIAEGLADADPDNADTYDANAAAYREELAAVDEKLHELTDAADRTVAVFAGHDSYRYLERRYGFELRTPAGISPDEVQSSDDISELIEVVEEHDIETILYDPFETQDPGEDVPTMVDVLLEETDATDSAPLTPLEGNTEEWDEAGYGWVEQMESVNIPSLKRALGAE
- a CDS encoding MgtC/SapB family protein, which translates into the protein MNGATLQVVEAPLEETVVRIALAGALGLFLGLEREWSKRPAGIRTFSLISLLAAVFTILVLETEIGDGVIVLGGLLVIVQGIMLAVKGLLDEDEDAGLSLTTSVSMLVAYGVGSVVAAGFVLEGVTVAVLSTLLLVLKRELHEFAWGLSREEMRSTTEFAILAFVIYPLLPAEETLTIGSIAIPIEPKVIWLMVVAVAGIGIVNYAIVSTYGGRGIAVTGFFGGLAASTAVVGTMLDHVNQRPEAASYAVAAIILADAAMAVRNLAIALAFTLGGGVDVLVEALVPLGAVIAVAVAVAAVSADWSESPEIDLVSPFSMKNALAFGAVFLAVLVLGSLAEVWLGTVGFYVTAVASGLVSSAGATTSAVVLYRGGQLGTTEASIAILLATVSSIVVKALLVRTASNRRFKNRVAAASGVLLVGGALASVVLVI